The Melitaea cinxia chromosome 13, ilMelCinx1.1, whole genome shotgun sequence sequence AATAAGTTTTCAAATACGttgtaaatatttgacaaaCATGTCTGTGCTTCGTATGTCGTATTTGTCTTATACTCGTGACACTTCACATACAGGACATTTTGGAATTTAGAACCTGCcagataacataaaaataaaataaattttacggCGATGAATAAAAAACGCAGATTACCTTTAATATTAGCTCGTTGCCAAACCAACACAGTATGAAAACCTCGATCAACATACACGTCAGATAAATGGCCATCCATACGATTTGCATGAGATGGTTTAAAGGATTTTCAATCTGGGAAAAGGGTAAAACTGTATATTAAAAGCGAAACTACAATAAATTTTCGAACAGATTCGAATAAAACCTTTAAGATTTACAACATAGGTGACTTAAATATGCTttctaattacaaaataaaagaaaaaaaaactggaaCAATTGATAGTTTTAAATCGACTCTAATTACCGACAGAAACTGAATTCCCACTAAGCATAACACCATGACGCTTAGCATAAATTGCAGCGCTGATGCCAAACTGAAAGCGCTTTCAATCATTGAAACGtaccttaaattaaataaaaaagttagaatTATACtaaagttagttaaaaatattttaagtattggTGTAATGCTTTATCTCACCGCACTATAGCATTATAGTGAACAATACTCTGCTTCAAAACATTACGtcgataatatattttatcgcGCACGAAACCTTGATGTGTCTTAAAATCTCTATTCCGTTTCCTTTCCGCTAACATTTCGAAATTTCTTagattatatgacaaaatttcaatttgaccaactgtaagaatatttaaaaaaatataataatttaaaattttaaaccaagaaacaaaaaataaaaaaccataaaaactagattaaaactaattaaataaaagacttGTGACTTAAATCGAATTTCAAATTTGAACATATTACATAATTGAGCTATTTGAGActactataatttatatacatcaCAAGGCATTATCaatcaaataaagttaaatgaaacaaaacgttttgattttaaatttggcttaattgtttttattagcgTGATTGTTCTTTTTGcgatagtatatatttttcgtTGTAATTATCTgaataaaaaccataaaaaacaATAGATTTCATAAACTTTTTGAGCAAATACTATAAGAATAATCAAcagttatattatgtattagctcttaaaagatttttcattctatgaaaaaagttttaaaaaaacctaagaacaaaatattattcgtagccttcttttaaatttttaaagttatcacACACAAACATACTACTTTACTTTTACACCTACACCGTCagtatatcatctcctttgccctaaggttgacTGGGAGAGATTGCTTATAAGCAATATGGCCGCCGTTTGTACATTTTTCTGTTAATTATTGTTCATGTTACTTGTGTATTTTATTGCTTgtttggtgtgcaataaagtgcaaataaataaataaatactttacacTACTCCTTGCATCAAACAGTTTAATAACtttcgtaataataaaaagcGCTTTTCGTTGAATGTCATTTCGTGTGTGTGATATAATCCTTGACGAAAAGTTGAAGTTATCAAACGTATggttatcaaaaatatattaaactcaAATGAcctatttctataaaaatgaCTCATAAGTATTGTTACTTTTCGATCTGACGCCTAGTGATGATAATTGgtataaatttttcaaacaaattgTTATCGTAGCAAACAGCTTATTAAATAATCACTAgtaacttaaattatttctttacgaTGCTTTACGTCtcattatagtaaaatatattttaagctgATAGTAAATTCTAGTTCTAATAAAAATGACATGAACAAGTTCAAACAATATtccatttattttacatattctgAGGTAGGCCTCAACAGGAAATTTTGTGCTCTAAATAtggatcagcccgactggggtagtaacctCGATcttccagaagatcacagctatttGCATACTGTATTAAAGTAGTGCTGTGTTTCTGTTAGTGAGTACGGCGACCAGGACTCCTAGGGGTAATAGGGATGGGATGGGATaggctcggcaacgcgcttgcgatgcttttctagtcttacagacgtctataagcttcggtaatagcttaccatcaggtgagccgtacgcttgtttgccgaccaagttatatgaaaaaaaaaacataaatttaattaaaatatgtcaaATAAGTCCTGTTTTTAATAACagtaaatgtaatgaaataatatcTGACTGGCAGACGCTACATAGGCAGCCAATATGGTGTCCATTGCTCCGTCTATAATGCAAGTGGCAGGCTTGTAGTagatctaaaaaaaaatgtatttgtttgtttatgttaaaagttaataatatttaaaaataatattaattttatgtaaaattaaatatttacgagTAAAACAAATTACTACATACGTGATGAAGGTAAATTATACCATATACAGGTGATTTATACACATCAACATAGGGATATTCGACGTTTGTTGGTAATATTTCGAAGTTTTCAGTCAATGGCATTATGATCCCGACTgcaaaataaagataatttaaataaaattgataaaaaaattaaaagaagtgagcgttaaattaaattaaaaagtcttaaGGTATTGTTGCTGtactaaataaaagttaaaaagtcCTTACCCGAAACCGCACCAACACACATGGTAGTATAGTACGTCATTACAAAACGCGCCTTTTTGATGCTGTTTCTCAAAATATCTCTATGCTCTCTCTCCTTTGGTTTGAATTCATCGCAGTGCAGAAATTTcaaaagatttaatattttttctttatttaaccAGAACACTgcgattttaaaatatgtgtacaTTTCACTTAGGAACAAATATAgcctaaaaaaaaacaaattgtacgAAAGAGACTAAAACagtaataatgaaacaaaactcgcattttaataataattaagtaattccTCATTTTAGTTACTAGTTAGTTACTAGTGAGTTAGTTACTAGTTAGTTAGTTACTAGTAAGTTAGTTACTGAGTACTCAGTTACATGTTgagttttaattctttttttttaagtaataagtgAGGCGTGCGTGCCCAAAGAATTTTGTGTCGATATTGAACACACAACACTAATACAAACTTGCACTGACAAACATGATCGCCCATGCAAATATCTATCAAGGACaagcaatattttaaaaccaaGCCAAATCGTCGTCATGAGGCACCTATAACAACAGGTTTTACCCACTCTCTTATATACACATTGACGTATTGGCGTCCATCTGGACTCAGAAAATCCTAATGCTTTAACCAGAAGAATCCACCCAATTATGAccgcattatttttttattaaaaatatatatttttagtctaTAATTGAcaagtttaaataaatcaaattaaataaaaaatagttcagATAAAGCTATCAAAACCTCAAGCAAAAACTAAAAGGTAGTCGTAATCGGTTGAAACATCTTTTATAATATACCTACAATTacgtgtaaaaatatttaaaatacccTTCTGCAATGTCTCCAATGTTCTCTTGTCTCCTGAGCAAGTAAACAACTTCTCCTATTCCTGGCAAAAAACATACCAGCAACAACACTATTATGGTATAGATTTGGTAACACCAAAATTTTATACTACATGGCATGAATTTGTAATACCACATCCCATAAAATTTCAACCAGTAAATATGTATAGCATGGTATAATCGAGGGTTTAAATCGTCCCATGAATCGAGTACACCGTACGGGAGAAACGGCTTAAGAACTGCGAGGTTTCTTTGCATTTCTAAAATTCCGTAATATTCACTGTCACGCCAAACACGATACAAACCTTTATACCGTTATTTGGAAATGAATCTTTCAATTACTTTGTTTTCTATTTCTACTTAGTACAAACACTAGTaacgtaaataaaacattaagacATACAATATTTCTCTTAACAATTTAAGGGAAATGTTGTATGTATCCTAAAAAAACTATCGCTTTTATCTTACGTTACACcagtcaatttaaaaaaaaaacttataaaaaagcCTATTcacgatataaaataaatattcaaaaataagaaaagtatTAAATCTCGCCGTGGCCTAGTATAGTAGTtgaaacaatttgttttttttttttttttaatatatttaacaagaAGTTATTTCGCTAATATGAATtcaatttttcaataatttaataataataataataataataaaccactttattgcaactaaagatagtatacgtagcaaaccttaattctagacacatatagtgcaatgggcgatcttatcactaaatagcgatctcttccagattaccCAACAGAAAAAAACTAGCAGTGTAACGGGCTTGCGCAATAGTAATAACGTTTAAtcagaatacatatataaatttctacaaacatacatacatatatacacatgcaactaaaatacaataaataaataaataaatcatataaatttatatatatttatataaatacacacattcatatacacaaacaaacatacagatacatacacacacacatctacaaacaaacacacacacacacacacacaccaaaaCATATAGACACACGCACCGAACATTACTATACCGTTTcatattctttttaatgtttctcATTTTAAGTGACTATATACTGAAATTGTATGTCTTATGAGAAAATAAAGATTCTTTAAACCGAAACCGAAACACgggtacataaatacatacatacaaacacatacacatatacaaacacatacacacataaaaacaaacatgtaaatacacatatataagcCAATGAATAAACGTACGCGATAGAGAGATGGGTATAAACAGTGGAAATAAGTATGCATAGACATGCTATTTAAGTCATAGTGAGGTAGAAATGCTTCACGCGGTTTTTAAAGACAAAGATAGAAGGAGACTGACGAATTACTGGTGGTAGTGCATTCCACAGTTTAACAGCCTTTAATGTAAAAGATTTAGAATACGAACTCCAGTTGTGAATTGGCACACTCAATTTGTTGTCGTTTTGAGAGCGAAGGCATAGATGAAGAGAAGGGTTGGCAAGGAAAGAAAATCGTTCTTTGAGGTATAGCGGTGAAGTAGGATAAAAAAGGGTAAGGTAATTTATCTACCTatcctaaaatattattttcaattttaactcAAACTTGAAAAACCAGATTCCTTTTTATTCGTAAGTAGCACATTATAATCTAGTGCTGTGTGGTCACGGTAgtgtactgtgtggttacggcagtaaagaaaaTAGTTGCGGTGACAAGACACACtttaacacctgtgtctattacgaTGTCGACGGTGACGACGCAACCGGCAGGTTGGTACcggatattattatttgatatatatatattaaatatatatatatatatatatatatatagtaaaaaaaaaaatatatatatatatataatgtattaaattacattacacaAAATACAGATacctaataatttaataactcaGAGCGATAAGGCCGTTAAACATGACACTTTTATCTCAAGTTATGTACACGAGATGAACATTCTAAATAGATCAccttatttatacataaaatatgtgATATGGTCccttctcataaaattttataacatagtTTCCTAGTTTCAAAGAACACTTCcgacataaaaaagtaaatctctaatattattaatgtaatagaTTCCTCCTTAAGTGAATCTATTTAAATATGTCTCCAaaagcaattataataattacttcgGCGTTGTAATTATACGACATAAAACAACGTAGCGCTATCTTAAGTATAGATAATTGTATTTTCAAAGACGTCCTTTATTCTCTTGctataattcattatttattttagcaaaCGTTATAAAGAAAACTTAGAAATTTACTTTCCCACAACAAAGAATTTCTAACTttgattttcataataattattcattaataacACGGGCTCCAAGACAACTGTTTTGTTGTGAATATCGTTTGAATGGGATCTCTTCAAAATTAAACGtataacaaacaaaactttACTAATCAAtgctaaaatttaataaagcatAGATGTAATTACCTCCGTCAAACAACCTCTTTTTCGcacaatcattttaaaaatatttaaaaattttcaaatacctactaatatttctctttataatatattattaaaataaaacaaaaatatcaaaaattcaaacaaaattcaAGTCCaatgtttaaatgtttgtactatttttaaaaaaaacctttaagaAGTTAGTTCCCATCATTCTTTCCAACATCCGACATTAGTCGAAACAAGTAAGTTGCTTCCACGTTATTTATTAGCCACTACATACTTGGCACCACCCGAGTTTACTACGTTTCAGCAGACACGCCACTTTACGTTTTAGACTTTAACGCACttctaacttaaaaaaaaaaaagatttttctatgtatgtataaatgttaaaaaattaaactgaaaAAATCTATTTCTGAATGATATGCCGTACCTTTGTTACTCAAACAACGGTTTTAAAGGGTTGATGAtgtaagattaataaaaaaaccggctaagtgcgagtcggactcgcgcacgaagggttccgtaccactgactaggtaaaatatttagacaagaGTTTTTTGTCTAATGAATATCTAGaacaaatttaatgaaaatattcctTGTATATATCAATTATGACGATATAATGCACCATATATCCGTATATAGACGTCGAAGGACGTCTTTGTTGGTATTATTCGGTTAAGTTGTTAATGATTACTGAATCCGTAACTATTACACTACAACGTTAttgatttaatcaaaattaagacAACTAATTTGAATCATGATTAACTTAAAGGTCGAACATCGTCAATCTTTAGAATGATCTACGATTATTGTAGTTACGTAtaaggtattattattatattaagctCTTATGTTGTCTTcacaaaaatcatatttaattcgtaaaagttaaataaaagatgtgctgtgtggctacggcactaaagaatttagccaccccctctcttcccgtgggtgtcgtaagaggcgactaagggataacaaggttccacaaccatcttggaacttaagaagccgaccgatggcggaatagccatccaactgctggctttggaatacacaggccgaagacgggcagcagcgtctttggtgcgacaaagccagtactgcggtcatcaacccgcctgcccagcgtggtgactatgggcaaaacacatgagttcacgttatttttgacgtaaacttgtggaggcctatgtcgagcagtggactgtataggctgtaatgatgaaataaaagatAGAGACAAGATGCGTATTTTTAAGGTCATGCAAATGATTTTGTAATACAAGCATTGCAtgaaatatgtttttgcaatgtattttatgtttacaagtataatttaaaaataacttataaaacttaatatGACTGTACATTTTCCAACACAGATGCAATCATAGTACTTTTATATCTAATCTCATCAGTAATCTGTATTTGCAATTTTGATGTAAGTATGCCAAAACAAGAATATTACTAACTTATGTGAATGTCTTATATATGCTTTACCATTTGTGCAAATTGTTGACCCTTATTTGGAAGCGAATGTCAGTTCttttaaatcatattatatacTGTATTAATCTCAATATGATGTTGTATTAcgtttttcttctttataaacATTGCATTTGGATGGTTCATCTGTGACTTATGGTAACTAATGTATATTACAAtccgaaatataaaataattctgaATTTGTTTGATTTGAGTATTAAGAAAGAGTAAGCAATCTTGGtagttttaattcatatttcaGTACGTTTACACTCGCaatgtttattttctaaataaacgtAGGTAACGGTGTTTTTACGACTCGTATCCTGGCCTCGATTCGCTGGCTGTGTTGATCTCGACCAAATTTTACGCGATACTAAATGTTGAAGTAtcatccttttaaattgcttcGTACCGAACGTGATATCCTCACGGGGTCCAAAGCATTTCATAATAAGtaattgattgaaataaatatggATCTAAAAAGCTTGAAAAAGCTTTTGACAGACTATATGGTGTATATTACTTCATAGAAATACCCATTTAAACGAAtaaaaatctggaacagcccgactgggtaaaTACCTCAGCCTTATTGAAggtcacagttaaataatactgctttcttTTTTATCTACGTTTGCTACGACATTGTCACAAAAACTTAAATTTCACATTACTTGCACATACACGTAAGTGATTATCggttaaactatttttattatgttttaatcatgtaaactgtaaaattatgataaatatttaaaaaaaaaaacggtaaatTCTTATTACGATCACAAACTGGAAAATTTTCAACGTTTCGCTATCTTAAAGTGGAAATATAAGGTAGGAATCTTCTTACCTGCCAACAACAAAAGCCCGTCGTTTTTAGGAGCTTAAATAAGAGCCCTTTAACTAAACTAATTGGCTATATTAACTGTTTATTGATTAAGGTACCTCATTATAAGGCCGAGGAATCTTTTACAACTTTGATGTCTACtcttttatgattattttatttttaatttaatgacaaaataaagTCCCTTCCTAAAATAAGCGAATAATCGTTTCGGAGACAACTtgaaacattataatttatacttatattataaagctga is a genomic window containing:
- the LOC123659057 gene encoding odorant receptor 46a-like — translated: MRNIKKNMKRNLAVLKPFLPYGVLDSWDDLNPRLYHAIHIYWLKFYGMWYYKFMPCSIKFWCYQIYTIIVLLLVCFLPGIGEVVYLLRRQENIGDIAEGLYLFLSEMYTYFKIAVFWLNKEKILNLLKFLHCDEFKPKEREHRDILRNSIKKARFVMTYYTTMCVGAVSVGIIMPLTENFEILPTNVEYPYVDVYKSPVYGIIYLHHIYYKPATCIIDGAMDTILAAYVASAIGQIEILSYNLRNFEMLAERKRNRDFKTHQGFVRDKIYYRRNVLKQSIVHYNAIVRYVSMIESAFSLASALQFMLSVMVLCLVGIQFLSIENPLNHLMQIVWMAIYLTCMLIEVFILCWFGNELILKSLELRQAAFDGPWLKTDPKTTMFIVIFLERCQRPLRVTAGKIFTLSLDTYSYLINWAYKAFAVMRNTKK